One window of the Plasmodium vivax chromosome 2, whole genome shotgun sequence genome contains the following:
- a CDS encoding hypothetical protein (encoded by transcript PVX_081605A): MEAQGEQDGGGGKKVSMKSIQFIWKKAQELERDHLLGTPQGGKRRGRSGARVCLKICTRACIHIYIHTYVCIYCHIHLCTWACRPCTTAKQADEQRPPPFPVVSQMSSFLPVHPVHRGGAQRIRKGQ; the protein is encoded by the coding sequence ATGGAAGCGCAGGGGGAGCAagatggggggggaggcaaaaaagtgTCCATGAAGTCTATTCAGTTCATATGGAAAAAGGCGCAGGAGTTGGAAAGGGACCATTTGCTAGGTACCccgcaggggggaaagaggAGAGGCCGCAGCGGCGCGCGAGTGTGCCTGAAGATATGCACACGagcatgcatacatatatatatacatacatatgtgtgtatatattgcCATATTCATTTATGCACATGGGCGTGCCGCCCCTGCACAACTGCAAAGCAGGCGGACGAACAACGCCCACCCCCTTTCCCCGTCGTTTCCCAAATGAGCAGTTTCCTTCCTGTGCACCCTGTACATCGTGGAGGAGCTCAACGAATACGTAAAGGGCAATAG